The Anas platyrhynchos isolate ZD024472 breed Pekin duck chromosome 32, IASCAAS_PekinDuck_T2T, whole genome shotgun sequence genomic sequence cttaacgattctatgattgtaaGCAGAAGAATCCCTCCCAGTGACCTTGTCTCAGGGGCAGATGGCCATGGGTGTCAACATAAATGCTGAATGCTGGCCTTGGAGTTTAGTCCCACATGGACAAAGCTACAAATTCCCTTCTCAAATCTCAGGCCATCCACAAACAGGAACCTCCCCAGAAGTGGGGGGCTCTCTTTGAAGAATCCTCCAGGTTCCTCATAGTGCACTCAACCAACAGAGAGCAGATTGCCATCTGTGTTACTGTAACTATACCAACCTGAGATGGGGAGAATGAAAGTGGGTGTGAAAAGGGTCTGTGAGAAATGAAGAGGGTTTTGATCAAAAACCCTGTCCTAATTGTCTATGTCTTTTCCAACACAGATAGCCAACCCTGCCCTGAGAGGACAgtaaatgtccaacagcagcttccccacagaattcctcctcctgcctttcgcagacacacgcgagctgcagctcctgtacTTCggactcttcctgggcatctacctggctgccctcctgggcaacggcctcatcctcacagccatagcctgcgaccaccacctccacacccccatgtacttcttcctcttcaacctCTCTCTCATTGACTtgggcactattaccaccactgttcccaaagccatggccaattccctgtgggaTACCACGACCATTTCCAATGCAGCCTGTGCAACCCAAGTCTTTTTCTCTATTCTCTTTGTCTCAGCAgagttttatcttctcaccatcatggcctatgaccgctacattgccatctgcaaacccctgcactatggtACAATAATGGCCAACAGAACTTGTGCCAACATGATAGCAGCTGTCTGGGGcagtacttttctctatgctgtgctgcatacagccaatacattttcactgcccctctgccaggGAAATctcctggaccagttcttctgtgaacttccccagatcctcaagctctcctgctcagatgcgtACCTAAGAGAAGCTGGGCTTCTTGTGGTTAGTGTTGTTTTAGcatttgggtgttttgttttccttgtgctgtcctatgtgccaatcttcagggctgtgctgaggatcccctcacagcagggccagcacaaagctttttccacatgccttcctcacctggctgtggtctccctgttcatcagcactggcatatttgcctacctgaagcccccctccatctcttctccattcctcaatcttttgctggcagttttgTACTCCATGGTGCCCCCAGctctgaaccccctcatctacagcatgcaAAACAAGGAGCTCAAGTGTGCAGTTAGGAGACAGATTTGGGGAATGTTTTCCAGTACTTATAAAGATCCCTTCACTCTTCAGTAATGAATACAAGTGCATCCCCTTCCAAGCTTGTGTTGTCTTTGTActcattactattattattaattattatttcttttaggGGGTTGGGTCATTATTACTGCTTCTGTTCCTTGCATTTGTACATAAATATTTGGATTCCCCCCACTGCTGTGAATGAACAAGCTTGTTCTGTCCCATTAGCAGGCCATATAGATGTGCATCTAACACTGTGAGTCAGTGAAGACTCTCTCATGACATCTCAGTAATAAAACGGAATTACTCCAGTGCAATGCCTGAAGGCTGGGATTCCTTTCCCCAAAAAACTTGTCAAGAATAGGCCCAAAGAATTGCTCCCCACAAGGATCTGTTCTTGCTTCGGTTCAGGAGGGAATGGCTCATatttgcattgtgacctgtcagagACCAAGGGCTAGATTTAAGACTCATCCATGGGTGTCTGctcacagcagaggcagcaaatgGTCACTGCACTACATAGCCAGGGCTGTTCCTACATCTGAGCCATAGATGAAGTCCTTCAGAAGGGGAATCTGGAGCTTCATGCAGCACCCAGGGTACCTCCAAGGACATGGGAGCCTGGTGTGGGCAGTGACTGCAGCCCCTCTGAAAGTGAGAGATCTCCCACCGTGAGCTCGGCCACAGGGAAAGAACTAAAGCCAGGTATTTCAGGGAACCTGTGACTCCGCAATCTCAGGGAAGAGAGTGGGcacccagcaggcagagggTAGGGAAGGTGGGGAGTGATTCAATTCCCCCTTCGTGAAGTACCTTTGTCTGAAGTACCTCTGTGCAGCCTGTTTGTTCTGCATAGTAGTACCAACAGCTTGGGGACCACATGTGGGGAGTGTGGGGATGGCCATTCCCGACTACCCAAGGGGAGCTAATCTTTGAAATTtgaccagctccatcctcctgCAGGCGTCAGTGTCTGTAATGGTGGAACAGCTACTGTGGATCAGCACTGGGCCATGGGCTCAGACATTTCAATacccagctgcagaaagcactgaCTAACCTGATCTACCTGTGAACCTACCACTGCTCAGTAAGATGATGGtactgaacacctccagaggtcccttctgactcagggaagaaagggCTAGACTGTGGAGTTAGAGTGCATGataatgctgtgttttgaggcCTCTCTGCTGTTTGTAATTCCTGCTCCTCAAGGTTACACAGTGAGTGTAATAACCCAGTTGCATCCCGTGGCACGCGCTGAGATTGTTTTAGAGAACGTCCATGTAACCATGCTAACCAGCCGGTGTAGGCAGTTCTCAGAAAGGTGGTAATGTGCAGCACTAGCTCTACCctttttagggaccaactagggttaAAGAGAATTTGATGTTGAATTATGTAAGGGCCTGTATTGAAGATGGAGATAGACCAATGGGGGGCTGAGTCGGTTCATTTTCAAGTATCTGCGGAGGCAGAGGCTTCTTATCCTTTGTAGTCGATGATGTTTCTGTATTAACCATgaattcaaatatttctgtgcctctgtaaccCCAAAGACAGTACACAATTATGggtttggtgaaagtaaaattgtttCAGTTATTTTGGAAACTGTCTTATTTTCAGTCGGCCGATTATAAGTGGACCGGTTAGTTATTTGGCAACCAATTTGTATTGTCTGTCCAGACATGGcttgaagttcagccattcttagagaattgttccaactccattcatcttttgaaaatattttgtttccatgtagaaaTTTAAGTCCTTTTTCTTGGCAGAATCCTTTGAGAGACAGTCCTGAAgagcagaggagtccaggaaggctgagcactcctcaagaaggaaatcttaatggctcaggagcagACTGTCCCCAcacgcccaaagatgagccagcatggaagaagactggcctggctgaacagagaattgaggctagagcttaggaagaaaaagagggtttaggATATTTGAAAAAAGGGCAGGCCTCTCAGGAGGGCTATAAAGATGTCATGAGGCTGTGCagagacaaaattagaaagaccaaagctcatctggagctcactcttgctactgctgttaaagataacagaaaatgtttttataaacacagaaacacaaaaaggaggactaaggagtaTCTCCATCCTTTACCGGATACGGGAGGAAACTTAgggacaagagatgaggaaaagcctgaggtgcttaatgccttctttgcttcagactttagcagcaagaccagttgttctctaGATACCCATCCCCCTGATCTGGTGGAAGGGATGAGGAGCAGAATGGGGCAATCATAATCCATGAGGACATGGTTGGAGACCTGCTACGACACTTGGATGTACACAAGTCAGTGGGGTCAGATGgaatccacccgagggtactgagagaactggtggaagaGCTGACCAAGACGCTTTCTATCGTTTAttaacagtcctggctatcaggggaggtgcCAGtcaactggcgactagcaaatgtgatgcccatctacaatgAGGGTTGGAGGGTGGACTCAGGAAACGATGGGCCTGTTAGTTTGActtcagtaccagggaagctcatggaacaggttatcttgagagtcatcatgcggcacttggaGGACaaccaggcgatcaggcccagtcagcatgggtttatgaaaggcagatcctgcttgacgcaCGTGATCTTCTTCTATAACAAAGTGACACACTTAGTGGATGACAGAAatgctgtggatgtggtctaccttgacttcagcaaggcttttgacattgtttcccacagcattctcctcaagaaactggctgttcATGGCTTAGACTAGTGTATACTTCATTGGATTAAAAACTGACTgggtagctgggcccaaagagttgtggtgaatggaggaCTCTGCTAGTGACCagcagttggaggccggtcactagtggagtcccccagggctcaggaCTAGGGCCAGTTGTCTTtagtatctttatcaatgatttggatgaggggaCTGAGTgaaccctcagtaagtttgcagatgacaccaagttaggtgcgtgtgtcgatctgctcgagggtaggaaggctctgcaggaggatctggataggctgcaccaatgggctgaggccaactgtatgacgttcaacaaggccaagtgccgggtcctgcacctggggcgcaataaccccaagcagcactacaggctgggagatgagtggttggaaagctgccaggcagagaaggacctgggagtattggtggacattcggctgaatatgagccagcagtgtgctcaggtggccaggaaggccaacagcatcctggctggtATCAGAAgctgtgtggccagcagggctagggaggtgatcgtccccctgtattcggctctggtgaggccgcacctcgagtactgtgttcacttTAGGGCCCTTtcctacaagaaggacatcgaggtgctcaagcgagtccagagaagggcgatgaagctggtgaggggcctggagaacaagtcctacgaggagcggctgagggagctgggcttgttcagtctggagaagaagaggctcaggggcgaccatatctctctctataggtacctgaaaggaggctgtagaaAGGTGGacattggtctattctcccacatgtcCTTTTATAGAACAAGGGGGAataggctaaagttgcgccagtggagatttaggttggatattggaaaaacttctttactaggaaggcaggaggagcctggccaggagagatgtgagatttgggggaggaaagaggagCTTGGACAGCAGAAGCTAACTATTTTGAAGAGGTAAGAATATTCAGGAAATGTTGATCCTACCATAAAGCTGACTTAAAGCAGCCATGTGAGGCCATTACCCTATTTTAACCTGTTACATTAATACCTAAATCTAAATGCCACTCCACACCCTGACAGAAATCCACTGCTCTAATTTTTACCACAATATCCCTTGAAGCCAATATTAGTCCATAACCTCTTTCAATTACCTTTCCTCTATTGCTCACCCTGATCCCTGCACTTCActatagcattaaaatgctcaaTCTAATCCTGGTCTTCTtgcagacctaaacaaaaccctcaaacagcttgcccataccctaaccacagacctgacaccacaagcagaacaccaaaccctccCACTAAACAGCTGCTTGATCTCTCAACCAGCAAGGTTTGCCACAGTCTCTAATGCCATACATGAACAACTATAATCCAAAGCCTgtcttcctgtgcattaaccttcTCACCTTTAACCCTTTTCCTAACCCTTAACATTAGGTTCTTGTTCCCTTGAGGCAGGGCAGGAACTGTGAGATTGCTatgcagtcacatggcattcaaaatgAATGTGAGCGGCCATGGATTTGATCAGCTTGtaggccacaaggaggagatgggtgggaatgctctgatgagctcagctctacCTCAGGATCTCCCGAACCAGCAGGAGGAATTGGCCTgtgaaagggactgtgaggtcattTCCGTCTGAAGTAGTTGACAGCTCACACTCCTACCTGGGATCTGTACTTTtcagctgacatctgccagtggtcCTGGTAGACCAGAAGAAGGTACCtggttggcatgctgactgtgggatcccctctgcctacatacccaggaggacccagtcAGAAAGAAGGCGCagatatgggttgtcctgtcccttctacttgagtccatgactggacagcagcaggcacaaggcttggctgtgtctacacaagaagctgcaaggccagtagcaggcccctggcttggaagatgctggtgaggtgacttgtgtctagTTGGCTGACAGGCTGAAGAAGGCCAATGGGTAGGGAAGCCTACTTCAGGACTGGTTTCCACCTAGATGGAACTTTCTTTGGTAGCAagaaagagtaggagagaaaaacctgccagaaaatgcaccttggaaggttggcactggccatgaagaggaagaaatgtccctcaaagggttgtgctgtggtgctagaggtcacccaaagaatGTCTTTGATCAGACACTTTGATCAgctttgtgtttgaaggaacagctggtgagggttgatgagacatcGGGGAAACCACGGAAATGCCAGGAGCAAGGTGGGgaacagagatgggtgtctgcaggTTTCCAGGAAATAGGGCAAAGTGTGGGGCAGCACAGGAAAGTCTGGAGAGGACAAAGAGGTGGGTGCTGTCAAGAAGGGAAGGCCCCAGCAGACCTGACTTTTTTGTCCCCTTGGATAGAGCTTATGAGGAGATGAAATATAGTCATTGCAAGGGGGCTCATTGCTTTCCTGAGaccctgtgcagaggcagggaggtgtcATACCATTGTTCTTCTTgaggcatcacactgcccaccacatcCCACAGACACCAAGCAAGAGCACAGAGCCAGACATGGGAGTGCAGGACATTCCCTTCCAGTGGCTGGAGTCAGGACCTGGCCCTTTTACTTCAGCACAGCAAAcccagacttttctcagcacagtgctttgcgtatctgtaatcatggcctccaattgtctgccctaacaagtccctgaggagaatctcttggtaacggccctcagtggggcccattaatactccaagtcattTCAAcctttccttctgactttacttgctCAACCAATTGTGTCATTCTCCTCTCATTACCTCAGGTTCACAGACtgagcaccaaaatccaccatggaactcattaaaatgcagaaacacctaaggaacCATGTCTTCCATAGTTTTATTCAAGTCTTCAAGACTAGGACGActaattggagagctttcatagTGTAGTTAAGGAGGATGATTTCAGAAAGCAcctaataaaaatcttttctcattttaaagggtgaattttgtttcatttcagttttgagcatctttcttCAATTGATATTAACCCAGGGCTTCTCCAGTGGAGACGTCCATAGGAAGGAAAATCAGACTCTTGAGGTCTGACAGTGCTTGGGTAATtttgctcc encodes the following:
- the LOC140000442 gene encoding olfactory receptor 14A16-like, with amino-acid sequence MSNSSFPTEFLLLPFADTRELQLLYFGLFLGIYLAALLGNGLILTAIACDHHLHTPMYFFLFNLSLIDLGTITTTVCKPLHYGTIMANRTCANMIAAVWGSTFLYAVLHTANTFSLPLCQGNLLDQFFCELPQILKLSCSDAYLREAGLLVVSVVLAFGCFVFLVLSYVPIFRAVLRIPSQQGQHKAFSTCLPHLAVVSLFISTGIFAYLKPPSISSPFLNLLLAVLYSMVPPALNPLIYSMQNKELKCAVRRQIWGMFSSTYKDPFTLQ